The Leptospira stimsonii genome includes the window AGCTCCGCCAAGCGCGCGGTTCTGCATAAAATCGGAGTACGGGTTTGTATAATACGTATGAATCGTTCTTGCGCCGTAAGCTTCCTTTACGATGAATTCGGAAAAGCCGAAAAAGTCGGTCTCCTTTTTTCCGTTGATAAACGAAGAGAAAGCAAAACCGTTTTTGTATTCGTAATCTTTGGTCACACGATTGGAGAATCCATCGTCTAAAGTAATCGATGTGCAAACTCTATAACTCGTGGGAAGATCCGGGATATCGTCGTCTCCGGTATTGTCGAACTTTGTGGAATGCTCGTATGTAAATTCGTAAAAGCCTCCGATTCCATTCTTTACCCTTTCGATCACATCGGGAACAACACCCGTTGAGAGCGCGAAATACCAAGTCGGTTCCTTGAGATGAAAGATTCCGATATCGGTTAGTCCGTCTCCGTTGTAATCGCCTTGGATCCACTGAAAGACATAGACTTGCGCGATGAGGTCCGGTCTTTCCAAGGTTTTGACGAGCACGTTAGACGGAAGAGAGGAAATTTTACTCTGAGCAAGATCGTAAATCTTATCTTCGCCGCTTCCGATGATGATCGGGTTTCCGTTGTTATCGAATCGATCGCTAAATCCGATTGTTCCCGCGTTGTAAAGGATACGAGAAACCGAAGTCGCATTGATTTTAATTTTGTAAAATGAAGTGCCGTTATCGAGGGTCTTTCCGAAAACGATCGATGCGTCCGAAGTCAGCGCGTACTGAATCCCCGCAGTACTCGTCGAATTGTAATCCGAAGTTGTGATCGGAATAGGGATGTCGCCGCTCAAACGTTTGAACTGAATCTGAGTTCCGCTGATCGTTCCAAGATACCATTTGTGAAGCGTGGTTCTTCTGTCCACAAGCGCGAGTTGTGCCTGAGTCGTAGTAAATTTCCCTGAGAATAAACTAAATTCTTTTCTACGTTGACGATTTTCGCTCGTACCAGCTTGAAAAAGATCGTTCAGATCGGTCGAAGAAAGATCGCCGCTTGGAGTAAGAATTTTCGTTCCACCAAGTCCGGTGAGAACAAACCTCGCGCTTCCGGAAGAAGTCTGATCATCCAAAATCAGAGCGGATTGAGAGGAGTTCGTCTCGAAATGATCGACCACATAACCGCTGTTTAACGGGTCGAATTTCGCGACGTCCGTATCGGAGAAAGAAGCTAAATTAGAAACATCGAACGCGGTTCCGCTCGTATTCTTTAAAACAAAAAGCTGATTTGTGTTTCCCTGTTTTTTATGGAGAAGAACTTCATCCTTAGTCGTATTCGTATAACGATCCGGTTTTCCGCCAAAAAGAATCGTAACACCCGAAGTTTCAGGATTGAGAGACGTATTTACTCTTTCGGTAAAAGAGTTTCCTTGTTTGAGATCAAAGACATTCGCCTTACGATCAAAAATCAAAAGTTCGGGAGAAGAAGAACAATCGTCCACGGTAAAACAACCCGGGAACACGAGTTCTCCTCTAGAAGAGTTTAGATTTCCATCATATTTATATTTAAGTAAGATTGCCTTCGAACCGGAAGAAGCCGTAAAATTCGCGGTCGCTTGTTCCAGTTTGACCTCGTCCTTAGGAAGAGGTGTTTTCATAACACGGTCCTGATCCGGACCGTAGCTCATGTCGCTGTAGATTTTATAACGAAATCCGTTTAATGTGGATTCTCCGATCCAAAACTTTCCGTCGTTTGCGGAGAAAAATCCGATATCGGTTCTACCGTCGCCGTTAAAATCTCCTTGGAGCCAACGCGTGATCGGTTTAAACTGAGGAGTTGACGACCAGATTCTAAAATGGATCGTTCCGTTTCCCGTTTCGCCTAACGTCCATTGTCCGGAGCTACGATCGAAAAGTAAAAAATCCGAAAAGCCGTCGCCGTTAAAATCTCCGGAGAATCGATCGTGAGTAAAGATTGCCTGTTCCGGAGCCGTAAAAACCTTATACAACTTCCACTGCATCTTAAAATAGATGGGATCGGTTTTGTTGTCGTTGCGATAGTTCTCGCCTACGAGCCATCTTCCGGATCTCGCATCGTAGAGAGAGATATCCGTTCTTCCGTCGCCGTTGTAATCGCCGACAAGGAAGTTAACTTTGTCGCGATCTTTTCCCGATTTGGAAGAATCGTTTGTGGAAGCGCTGTCTAAGTTTCCATCCGGAGAATAATCTCCTCGAAAGACGTTCTGAAATTTTCTTGCAAAACGAAGGAATTCAAAACTGCCACCTTTGTTGAGCATCAAAGTCCATTGACCAGTAGGCTCGTCAAAGAGTACGGAATCGGAAAGACCGTTGCCGTCGTAGTCGCCGGGAAACCATTCCATCCGAAAGATATCAGGAACGCCGGCCATCAAGCGTCCATAGGATTTGAACTGAAAGACACGTCCGTCGTGTTCAGCTACGATAAAGTCTCTGGTTTCAGGAAGATAGAATGCGATATCGGAACGTCCGTCTCCGTTGTAATCGCCGCTAACGTTCCCTTTGAAGAATCGAATCTTTTCATCGCTATTATAACCTTGATAACGATTCGCGTAGATCTTAAAATTATAACCGCCTTCCTTTCTTCCTTCTGCGGCTTTCCAATTTCCGGACTTCGGATTAAAAAAGAGCATATCGGAGATTCCATCCCCGTTAAAATCTCCCTCAAAGTATTGAGTGGATTCGGGAGAATCTTCAGCTTCCGAAGAAGCTTGGTTCACGATATTCTGCCAAGTAAGAAGGCGACTGGAAGATTGATATTGAAATTCGGGTTGAGTCGTATGACGACTGGATTGAACCGTCTTGAGTCTCGGTCTTCCGGAATCATCGGAGGTTTCATAGACGGGAGTATAATCCCAGAGTTTCCCGCCTCCGTCCCAACCCACTTCGATTCTTTCCAGAACCTTATCCATCTTCATTAAGAATCCGGGCGCGTTGGAAACGTAGAAGTCATCCCTTTGTCTGGTAATAAATTTCACATACTGTCGCGCCGCGGAGCCGCTTTTCGAGTTACCAGTATAACGGATTTCTTTGAGATAGAGATTTCGTTTATCATAATATTCGGATGTATCGTAAGTCACTTGGAGATAGTTTCCGTTTCTATCTTCGGTTTTGGAAAGATACCAACTATACGTCTGATTTGGAGTAGAAGGATTGTAGATTCTACTCGAAGTAGCTTCCCCGAAAATCGTCTTTGTTCCGGAAGAATCCAGAACTTCCCAGACCCCACCGCTTTCAATATTACTCAAACGTAATACGACTAGGTCCTCTCCCGTAATTTCCGGTCGATACGTTCCGTTCTCGTTGGTAGTTCCACCTGCAACTTTTACAAGCCTCGTTCCATTCCAAGTGAAGGAATCTCGAGAATCGTAATACAAAGCGCCATACTCGGGAGTTCGAGTGATCGATCCCAACCCGAGATTCCAACCCACACCCACCCATCCATCTCCGCCGGTGGAAGAATAAGAAAGAGTTAACTTTGGTTCCACTCCTGCTCTCCCCGGAGGAGTGTGAATCGGATAGGAGAGAGAAACTCCGCCATAGTGATTTGGTTCGGGAGGAGCAATGAACGCAGTGCCGGCGAGCGGATCGGCTTTGGTGTCCGGATCGTCGATCGCACTGCTGTAGTTTGTAGAAATAGAAAAAAGATCGCTTCCTTCGGGAGCGGGCGCAGAGCCTGGTCCCGGCCCAGAGCCAGAAGACGGAAAGCCGGCTCCATTCGGAATTCCTAATAAAGCCCACCACCAATTGTTATGATGCCCTTTGCCTCCTAAAAACGTACAGGAGGTTGTAAGAAAGAATGCGGTCATCAGCATGACCGCGATTGTTCGACCTTTCATCTATGAATCTCTATTTTATATCGAGATCAATATTTGATTTTGGCGCGAACGGTATAATCTCTTTCGATCAAAGGAGCCACGAAGAAGTTGTTGAGACCATACTGTAGAGCGCCTGGATTGTTGAGATCGATTTTGGCCCCACGGATTCTTTGCTGGGTTTTATCTTGGGAAACCCACGTTACAAGGCCTAGGTTCGATGCAGAATTGATAGTCGCAGTAGGGTTAAACTGAATTCCTTCATTCGTTGTACTTAATTGGAATTCTTTTTGACCATCTAACGTAAAAGTGCTAAGGTCGCTGATTCTACCCCAAATGGTTTTTTTGGTTCCGTTTGTTTGTTCCCAGGTTGTAAGAACTTTGTTTCCTGAAAGAATGCTCTGACCGGGAGATCGAAGATCAGCATCTGCGATTCCAAGTGTGAGAGAGCCGGGATACAAGAGCTGACTTGTCTGCAAGTTAATTACTTTTAACCGGATATTTTTTGAATCCGCACGATAGGTTAAGAACCCGGTATCAGCAAAATAGGAAAATCTCATATATTCGATCCCACTTGGTTCCAACACAATGTTATCGCTTCCAATGAGATTGGAATTTGAAGTATCAATTCCTCTTCCAAAAGCCGCACCGTCATTTCTGCGCCAGACGACTATTCCTTTGCCGTTTGTGATTCCTACGTCTAAGCTGTCGCCCGAACGAGTTGCCTCGTTTAAAATTTGTTTATTGGACCCGATGATAATCGCGCTGTTCAAATCGTAGACAGAGCTCCACACCGAATGCGCTCCTGAAGCTCGATTTTGATATTTCCAACCGATAATAGCTTGGTTGTTATCGTTTACGGCTACGGCGGGCGTTAACGTAAAGTAAGCGAGTTGATCGTGTTGATGCGAAGGATAATCCCAAACGATATCCGTTGTCGAATGGTTCACAATATTAAAACTAGAACCGACCGCAGTTCCGTTATCCAATCGAATGACTTTGCCTTCAACACGGTAGTTACGAATATCGTTCCAAGCGCAAATCGTCGCGTTACACGCATAATTAGAATTCAAAGCAGTGGATGTTTCGAGATCTGCCCAAATTAAAATTGCACGGTTATTGCCGACCGCGACATCAATGTATCCGTCGAAATAACTTTTTGGGTAAGGGAGATATCGGGTCGCGATTAACGATTCGGAAACAATCGTAGAAAAATTTGTCAAATCTCGAATTGAGACCGCGATATGTTCTGAATGTGCCCATGCAATCACGACTTTCCCATTTTTTTGTTTTAGAGTATAGTTGCCTGTCTCAGTTACTGAATATGTAGGATTAATTGTAAACGGATTTCCGATGCCTTGACCTGTATTCACTGAATTATAACGACCTATAAGAGTCTGCCCTTGTCTCCAGATCGAAAGAGCTACATCTCCGTGGCTGACGGTTTTGACATTGCCTAAGCTCGGTGCATTCACGTCGGCACTGACCGTAAAGTCCGTATTCGAACTTTCCAAACGGTAAGATTTTCCCGTCGCGGCGGTTAGGCGAACCAATCCACTATATAAGAAATTCTTAAAGTCTCCGCCGTCTGACCAAGAGTTCCAGAGAGCCACACCTTCATTGTAAATCCCCGTCCAGTTAATTGCATTCATGTCCGGTGCAAATCCTAGGCAAGAAGCCGGGTGGAACGGACTCGTTGAGCAACTTACGGATCCGTTGAGAAGAAACGGACGATACTGGACGTTATCAAAAGCGGTGGAGTTAAAAGACGAGGCGACAAAGTTATTCCAATCCGTAACAAATCCGGTATCGACAACTAACCTTACGTCGGGTGAAGTAAGCGCTCCGGGAATGTAGAGCGGTGTTGTTTTTTGAGCGTTGATTAGTACGGCGCTTTCTAACTGAACTTCGAAGGACCCATCGTTTTGAGGCGGCAGTACTTGTAAGATTCGGTAAGATGTAGAGTCACCTTGAATGTACAGCCGGTCACCTACGTTTGCAGATCCATAGGCATTTGCGATTCGCACGGTTGTCGAGCCTGCCGAAATAGGCAAACCAGCTTCTCCTCTCATTTTCCGAACTTGAGAATAATGCAACGGCCAAACTGTCCGACGATACGCGTTATTTAAGGAAGGTCGAATATACAGTTTTACTAAACTAATTGCCGGGTCTACTGTGGTACTCAATGTCGGCAATTGAACGCATAGATTATAGATTTGGTTGATGAAATCGAGAGTCGTTCCGCAATTCTTCAATTTATACGGATCGCTTGTACTTAAATCCTTAATAATGTGGAACCAATCCGTACGAGCGCCTCCGAATCCCATACTGATTTCAAAGTCTGCGGCCTGATTGATATTGTAACGATCGGACGATGTTTGTAAATTATAATTAAAATTAGAAAAATATTGATAAGCGCCTGCATCCGTTGCGGAACCGAAATTTGGGGCTAAATATTTTGTCTTTTCTAACTGGAATTTTAGTTCGATTTTTTCGCCGAACCCAACTTCTCCTAAATAAAGAGAATTCGTATCTGGATAATATGGATGACTTCCCAACGATTTGTTATCCCATTTCGTATTGAGAGGATAAGCGTTTCCATTCTCCAACGGATTATTCCCGAATTTTTGATCGGATTTTATAAAGTCCTTAAAAGAGATATAAACTAAATCGTAATTGTCGCCGGCCCAAATAATGGAATCCACACCTTTAAGGATAGGGGCCGCAACAGCGCCTCTCCATGGATCGAACTTACGAACGCTACCCGAGTCCGTCCAATATTCGGTCGGAGAATAAAATTTACCGCGGGAATAGATTGCCCAAACCCCAGAGGATTGTTTCTCGGTATCGGTCCATTGGCTATATGGTTTTTGAACGCACGCAGTTCTGCTAACTCCATCCGTTCCAGTGCTCGTTTCGTCGGTACACGGGATGTTCGTGCTGATTCCGCCGAAGGATTGGATTCCTTTCAAATAGATTCTGGATTCTCCGAGTTTAGGAGCAGATTCGGAAAGGTCGATCACGTAATCTTTGAACGTGATCGTGTTGCCGGAACAAGAAATTCTTTCCAACGCCTTTTTTAAACTAATCCCCGGTGAAAAAACGTCCGTGCTCGTCGTATTACAGGGGTTGGAAACATTCGGTGTATCGAATGCAGTTACGCGGTACATGTCGCGAAGCCCCGGACCATAAGCTTTTACTAAAGCGGTTCTTCCTTTTGCGTTTTCTTCTACTATCTTAAGATTATTTCCAGAGAAGTTGAGTAGGTTGGATTTATAGTTAGAATCCGCGACGTGAGTCATCGCGTAATCCACGATGATGATCTTCGGAGTATATCCGGCGGCAATCGCCTTTTCTACTTCAGAAGTATTCAAATTTGTTAATTCAACAACGTAAGGACCGAAATCAGTGCCTCCATAGACTTCGACTTCAAAAAGACTGTAATCGTCGTTTCTCAATCGAAAGGAGGACATAGGTACGAGTTCTCCCGCAGGTGTTTCGAACATCAAAGAACAAAGGATGTTTGAAATTTTAACCGGCATGTTTACGGAAAGATTTTTGATATAAAGAGCCGCCCTTACCACGCCCGCGTTCGGTTCAACGGTAGAAGTTTCGTTGATCTTGGAAGATTTATCGGAGCGATATTTTCTCGCTTTGTTCGTGGAAGAATCCGATTTTAAATTCCAAGCGTCTCGGTCTAAATTATTTTTAAAAGGACGATCCGCCCATTTTGTAGTGGTAGCAGAAACCGCATTTTTTGCGGTCCAACTATCCTTGGCACTATTGCTGTAATTCATACCAGTAGAAACCAGGCCCATTCCATAGCTACCTTCGAAACCTGCGGATGACGTTGTTTCATGAGAACTGCCCAATTCAATTTCGTTACTAAAAGAATCCTGAAATTGAACCGTTCTTTCGTTTAATTCCGATTGATGTATTTTATCAGAACCTTCATTCTTGGACGCTTCAAAATCATTGGAGTTAATCTCGCTCACGATCTCATCGCTCTGGTTATTGGAATTTTTTAGAATTTGAATCTTCAGAGTTACGGGCGGAGCGATTGTGGTTTCTATCTGCGGATAATCTGCGACCCAAACATTGCTTAACGTTTCGTTCTGATTTAAAATACCATCTCCGTCGAAGTCGTTTACGATTGTTGTTCCCGTAGGATCGATGGTACCCATCAAGGCCGCCGCCGCTACCGGTTTCCCCGGAGGAAGATTGAAGAGACCGTTCACCGGTGTGATCGGAGTTGTTGGTTGTCCCGGTTTGATCGGAACCCCTTCATTGTTGACTTGGGTCTTGACAGATTCAGCAACTAACCAAGTGGCCGCCGCAAGATCCACGTTCTCCATGGTGCCTCGATCTTTTCCAAACCAACCGCAGGTGATTAAGAATGGGATGAATAAGGATGGAATCAGAAATAGTCTGATCCTTGAAAAAATAGAGTCACCTTTCAACATGAGTTTCTCTCCTAAGCTCCGTGTTTTAACTTTAAATTCATTCTTCTTTGTTTAAGAACGTTCTGCGTTATTCGTTTTCGTACACGAATTTAATCTTTCTACCTTAGTAATTACTCAAAGCAGACACAAAGTTCTTAAATTATTAAAGTTTCAGTTTGACTATGAAAAAAATGGAAGTATTCGTGCCAACCGCAAATCTGGCTCGAAAATAAATTTTATTCAACATGAGACTCTTTTGTTAAGCGAAGAAGTCTTAAATATCTGTCAAATGATTTGAAAAGAGCGAGTATGTGTTTTCTCTTTCGAGTTAGAGGTTTACAATATAGGTTTAGAGTTAGGTCAATCGATGATGAACTTTCTGGTTAGCGCAGTCTGATTTGCTTTGAGTTTCTCTCGGTTGGATTGGAAAAAGTTTTTTGAATTATAAATTAAGCCAGAAAAGTTTCATAGAAAATATTTTTCGCAGTGTTCTTTAAGTGGCAGTTTTTTCTAATTAGCTGTGAGATAGGGCGGGGAGGTTTTTATATTCTTAAGTAAAAAATGCAATAGACCCCATTTTATAGATACATTCAAAAAATGAAATATTATATAAAATTTATTTTATATTTTGGATAGCTTTCCTATTTTACTGGATTTATTCAATGAATGTTATAATATTCTAATTAAAACAAATCGTTTGAAGGTTTGTTTTTGATGGGGGCGTGCCCTTGATTTCATCTGGAGAGTTTTGTGGTAAACTCGGCAGTGAATGATGAAACTCTGAAATCGACAATGCTACTTGGAACTCATTCTTTAGGAATTAATAAGTTCAACGGATGCCATTTTCTTATTGGAATTGTTTTTGGAGTGCTGACTTTTGCTCTTAACAAAAATCTTTTTTACGTTCGCGTGATTGATTTTTATTATGTCTCATCCTATCTTTATTCGCTTTTTAACGAAGTTTATGAGATTCTTCTTCGGTTTCTTGGGAAAACGTTCTTACAAAGTATTTTTTGAATTCCCGAAGACTTTTGTTTTTTGGAAGATAAAGTTCGCCGGGAATTCAAATTACACTTAGGATTTTTTCTGCGTATCGTCTTTGGGAGGCAAAAGAATTCCTTTGAGTTGATCGATGAGTTGAATCCCGCCGGTCAAGGTAATCTGGCTGATTTTCTCGCTGATCCTTTCCACATATTCCAACTCTTTGAGTTTATAAAGCGTCATGTTTTCTTCCATTAACTTTGCGGTGTTTAACAAACTTCTTGTGGACGCGGTTTCTTCCCTTCTCATGATCACGTTTGCTTGCGCTTTTTTCTCGGCGATCAAAACCTGATTGAGGATTTCTTTGATTTCTCCCGGAAGAATTACGTCCTTGACTCCACCAAAGAGAATCTCTAATCCCATTGAAGGCATCGAAGTTTTGATCTTCTCCGTTACGTAAGAACCAATTTCCTCTTTTTTAGAAAGAATTTCGTCTAACGTTAGGGATCCAACGTATTCCCTTAGAACCAATTGTAAATGGATATAGAGTTGCGATTCGTAGTCCTTTATCTCCACGAGGCATTGAATCGGATCGGTGATCTTATACTGACAAACGAAGTTGAGTCGAAGAGGAATCTTATCCTTCGACATGATTTCCTGGCCGGTGATCTCCGTTTGAAGTTGTCTAAGATCCGCTTTGATCACCGAAATCGATTTGGTCCCTTTCCAATAAAAATAATTTCCCGGCTCTAAGAGCTTAACAAAAGCGTTTTCGATAAACAGAAGACCTTTTTCATACGATTCCACGCCGTAGGAAGAGACGAGATCTTTGACTTCCGGTTTCATTAGAATAGAACGTTCGATTTCTTCCGATACGAACGGGTCGTCGAGATTGATCTTGATAAAAGATCTGGCCTTGATTCCTTTCCAAAACGCGTGAATTCCGGTCTTTAGAACGGATTTGAATTTATCTTCCTCGAAATGAATCGCAATCTCGTTATCCTTGAGATCGATGATTTCCAATTCTTTCATAAGAATCGGATCGTTTCGTAAAAAGGAAAAATCGATTCTGGAAACGAAAGGATTTAGGACCTGATGAATCTCGATGTTTCCGCCTAAAAGCCAAAAATAATTTCCGGGCGGGAGAAATTTTACATATTCTCCCTCTTTGAACAAAAGGCCTCTTTGATCATTTCTTATTTTCATACGAACCTCGATTGAATTCTATAATGACGACTAACGTGAATTTTGAAATCAACCTTAGACATCCGAAAAAGAATAAAAGGAATCCATCCCACGTCGGCGGGGAACCATTTTAGAATCGTCGCATCGAATCGAATTTAACTTCCTTCTTTTCTCTCGAAAAAAAAGAAGCCGGCTTGAAACGAATTCTCGATTCGGTATCCATCGTTCCGCAAGGCAAACATTGGATTGCTTTCGAATGAATCCAAAAGCCGGACGCCTTTTATCCTTTTTTTGTTTCGGTCTTTTTGCGAAGAGACCAACTTCTCGCTTAACAGGCGCCTGCTCTGACCAGCTGAGCTACTTACTCGTTTGAATAAGGAAGGATTCGAACCTTCGACCAGGTGATGGTGACTCGGATTCCAATCTTTAAACGTGAAACCAACCGCGCAGAGCACGAAGGAACCGCCGGGCCTTTGGAAACCCTAAGGACAAAAATCAAAGCCGAATGCAGATTCTTTTTTATTGGAAGAATGGGAAACTATTTTCCAACTTTGGTTCTAAGAATTCTTGTACAGATGAAAACCGTCCGGGTCGCTGGAATTTGTTTTGTTTCGACGATATTTTGCGCGGAAATAATTTCTTGTGTTCAGCACCGGTATTTGATTCTCAAACGTTAGTTTTGTAGAGGCAAGACGTTCTGAGAAAAAACAAAGC containing:
- a CDS encoding SpvB/TcaC N-terminal domain-containing protein — its product is MLMTAFFLTTSCTFLGGKGHHNNWWWALLGIPNGAGFPSSGSGPGPGSAPAPEGSDLFSISTNYSSAIDDPDTKADPLAGTAFIAPPEPNHYGGVSLSYPIHTPPGRAGVEPKLTLSYSSTGGDGWVGVGWNLGLGSITRTPEYGALYYDSRDSFTWNGTRLVKVAGGTTNENGTYRPEITGEDLVVLRLSNIESGGVWEVLDSSGTKTIFGEATSSRIYNPSTPNQTYSWYLSKTEDRNGNYLQVTYDTSEYYDKRNLYLKEIRYTGNSKSGSAARQYVKFITRQRDDFYVSNAPGFLMKMDKVLERIEVGWDGGGKLWDYTPVYETSDDSGRPRLKTVQSSRHTTQPEFQYQSSSRLLTWQNIVNQASSEAEDSPESTQYFEGDFNGDGISDMLFFNPKSGNWKAAEGRKEGGYNFKIYANRYQGYNSDEKIRFFKGNVSGDYNGDGRSDIAFYLPETRDFIVAEHDGRVFQFKSYGRLMAGVPDIFRMEWFPGDYDGNGLSDSVLFDEPTGQWTLMLNKGGSFEFLRFARKFQNVFRGDYSPDGNLDSASTNDSSKSGKDRDKVNFLVGDYNGDGRTDISLYDARSGRWLVGENYRNDNKTDPIYFKMQWKLYKVFTAPEQAIFTHDRFSGDFNGDGFSDFLLFDRSSGQWTLGETGNGTIHFRIWSSTPQFKPITRWLQGDFNGDGRTDIGFFSANDGKFWIGESTLNGFRYKIYSDMSYGPDQDRVMKTPLPKDEVKLEQATANFTASSGSKAILLKYKYDGNLNSSRGELVFPGCFTVDDCSSSPELLIFDRKANVFDLKQGNSFTERVNTSLNPETSGVTILFGGKPDRYTNTTKDEVLLHKKQGNTNQLFVLKNTSGTAFDVSNLASFSDTDVAKFDPLNSGYVVDHFETNSSQSALILDDQTSSGSARFVLTGLGGTKILTPSGDLSSTDLNDLFQAGTSENRQRRKEFSLFSGKFTTTQAQLALVDRRTTLHKWYLGTISGTQIQFKRLSGDIPIPITTSDYNSTSTAGIQYALTSDASIVFGKTLDNGTSFYKIKINATSVSRILYNAGTIGFSDRFDNNGNPIIIGSGEDKIYDLAQSKISSLPSNVLVKTLERPDLIAQVYVFQWIQGDYNGDGLTDIGIFHLKEPTWYFALSTGVVPDVIERVKNGIGGFYEFTYEHSTKFDNTGDDDIPDLPTSYRVCTSITLDDGFSNRVTKDYEYKNGFAFSSFINGKKETDFFGFSEFIVKEAYGARTIHTYYTNPYSDFMQNRALGGAEKETKIIGNDNREYGNILNTYEIKQISTTPGAISYMAQTTKIEKFMNGSRTSTQSFDTILDGYKIGRKTDSTTDHFSDGAHSSVTISNITDFETDDTSNQRRATRQASFSGSAHETISILSYDIRGNLNKNVATYTGGGLPAVSAKTLEYDYDMYGNPTLEKDSSGSPSRGTSYSYDNELNQFVTQKVSFGGSLQFATQHKIDYGSAFGSDSEETDANGNKSYFEYDSYGRLIRSSADTDDGTRTITNHSYDVSFPLSAKTVLPSGTSDPDFASRTYADGMGRAIYSVKTASNGNYTITGRLVYDGNGKLIRKGQSNWASSGEIDKFVLHLEERNATSFEYDPIGRIKKTTLPTAEGETSPTTIVTNYNDPFESTENHSSGQSKRIVKDGRGQILYVEDFASDGTQAKIGFCYDLAGHRTKKSDLNDGSPLSCSNTASGASVKDTSGKNQAFWLYDAFGRLRQDSDPDLGVGSFSYNNFGDLTSSTNARGITTSLQYDAIGRINVKQIPEGDIHYTYDSYAGSENAQGKIVRIEDGVQNKTFSYDKLGRVKKETRMILSSPIPETQGPYITETKYDLLGRVSKIDYPEHPISHGRMRACYEYGTAGYIAGISIQVNTNGILPGFCNKDLVENITYNEFGQTAGFTLGNGIETTYGYDIKGRMVRLHSSGDVDGSAKVLQDAVYAFNSKNNITNITNASTDYNAQYNYDYDGLGRLTNAIGSYVETSDNLTKQFRQSYSYAKNGNLTAKRIHDPSNGSITDEWSYQYENHQALKIDSSKTGNDTLTMQYDASGNLTRQRDNAKDLTKKINVDSQDRITQIQDANNAVQGKYWYDEGGFRVRKSSLQQKNNQFTNVEILYPSKFYGLEYIESENIVTSVNNVYLNGIRIAAVAENGALAYYLTDQVDSVSHVLDDDAKTLSKMQYQPYGETFFHKGDTDFAPKYNSQELDRESDFYFYNARYYDPGIARFTSADTVIDGEWDTQGWNRFSYVKGNPIGAKDPTGHNVAPKNTGQKSANSPLTTNSNGVESCSIPAAYLSKNGVNHKNYSLKTPNKIAEFQNAPKKGDNTRTKLRIASVSAEGTFGPGIVIEGGVWTENTMNNDGSLKRKRGGFFYSIAPSKGVAAGVSRNMYQVNDSKENFLDGDKPYRTYVRSAGPGSLITVEDMSDPKNPKVNGGGVGIGLNVPLTLKHDFGTPYGLGVSYSVNNSKAMAKNGPSWSNIGKVIKTYDERQ
- a CDS encoding LIC12048 family lipoprotein encodes the protein MLKGDSIFSRIRLFLIPSLFIPFLITCGWFGKDRGTMENVDLAAATWLVAESVKTQVNNEGVPIKPGQPTTPITPVNGLFNLPPGKPVAAAALMGTIDPTGTTIVNDFDGDGILNQNETLSNVWVADYPQIETTIAPPVTLKIQILKNSNNQSDEIVSEINSNDFEASKNEGSDKIHQSELNERTVQFQDSFSNEIELGSSHETTSSAGFEGSYGMGLVSTGMNYSNSAKDSWTAKNAVSATTTKWADRPFKNNLDRDAWNLKSDSSTNKARKYRSDKSSKINETSTVEPNAGVVRAALYIKNLSVNMPVKISNILCSLMFETPAGELVPMSSFRLRNDDYSLFEVEVYGGTDFGPYVVELTNLNTSEVEKAIAAGYTPKIIIVDYAMTHVADSNYKSNLLNFSGNNLKIVEENAKGRTALVKAYGPGLRDMYRVTAFDTPNVSNPCNTTSTDVFSPGISLKKALERISCSGNTITFKDYVIDLSESAPKLGESRIYLKGIQSFGGISTNIPCTDETSTGTDGVSRTACVQKPYSQWTDTEKQSSGVWAIYSRGKFYSPTEYWTDSGSVRKFDPWRGAVAAPILKGVDSIIWAGDNYDLVYISFKDFIKSDQKFGNNPLENGNAYPLNTKWDNKSLGSHPYYPDTNSLYLGEVGFGEKIELKFQLEKTKYLAPNFGSATDAGAYQYFSNFNYNLQTSSDRYNINQAADFEISMGFGGARTDWFHIIKDLSTSDPYKLKNCGTTLDFINQIYNLCVQLPTLSTTVDPAISLVKLYIRPSLNNAYRRTVWPLHYSQVRKMRGEAGLPISAGSTTVRIANAYGSANVGDRLYIQGDSTSYRILQVLPPQNDGSFEVQLESAVLINAQKTTPLYIPGALTSPDVRLVVDTGFVTDWNNFVASSFNSTAFDNVQYRPFLLNGSVSCSTSPFHPASCLGFAPDMNAINWTGIYNEGVALWNSWSDGGDFKNFLYSGLVRLTAATGKSYRLESSNTDFTVSADVNAPSLGNVKTVSHGDVALSIWRQGQTLIGRYNSVNTGQGIGNPFTINPTYSVTETGNYTLKQKNGKVVIAWAHSEHIAVSIRDLTNFSTIVSESLIATRYLPYPKSYFDGYIDVAVGNNRAILIWADLETSTALNSNYACNATICAWNDIRNYRVEGKVIRLDNGTAVGSSFNIVNHSTTDIVWDYPSHQHDQLAYFTLTPAVAVNDNNQAIIGWKYQNRASGAHSVWSSVYDLNSAIIIGSNKQILNEATRSGDSLDVGITNGKGIVVWRRNDGAAFGRGIDTSNSNLIGSDNIVLEPSGIEYMRFSYFADTGFLTYRADSKNIRLKVINLQTSQLLYPGSLTLGIADADLRSPGQSILSGNKVLTTWEQTNGTKKTIWGRISDLSTFTLDGQKEFQLSTTNEGIQFNPTATINSASNLGLVTWVSQDKTQQRIRGAKIDLNNPGALQYGLNNFFVAPLIERDYTVRAKIKY
- a CDS encoding slipin family protein, with product MKIRNDQRGLLFKEGEYVKFLPPGNYFWLLGGNIEIHQVLNPFVSRIDFSFLRNDPILMKELEIIDLKDNEIAIHFEEDKFKSVLKTGIHAFWKGIKARSFIKINLDDPFVSEEIERSILMKPEVKDLVSSYGVESYEKGLLFIENAFVKLLEPGNYFYWKGTKSISVIKADLRQLQTEITGQEIMSKDKIPLRLNFVCQYKITDPIQCLVEIKDYESQLYIHLQLVLREYVGSLTLDEILSKKEEIGSYVTEKIKTSMPSMGLEILFGGVKDVILPGEIKEILNQVLIAEKKAQANVIMRREETASTRSLLNTAKLMEENMTLYKLKELEYVERISEKISQITLTGGIQLIDQLKGILLPPKDDTQKKS